One window of Trifolium pratense cultivar HEN17-A07 linkage group LG5, ARS_RC_1.1, whole genome shotgun sequence genomic DNA carries:
- the LOC123884303 gene encoding uncharacterized protein LOC123884303, with amino-acid sequence MGYIHINTASNNSQDLWKAIWKLNVPPKHTHLLWRVLKNALPVKNNLFKRGVRCDPLCPRCTNCLETTNHVFLDCEWTKQVWFASSLNLNLGQNQITDVYDWIRYMINNTNKDCIEQITAIIYGIWYARNMLVFQEKLLPPQEISSIATKQLQEYQLHGFEQEIHEPQVRTKSCSNDISWSPPLRGTLKINVDAHLSSDGHWSTGLVLRRVDGSTVGVATRTHDGAMDTVTGEARGLLDAIEWIEKMGVRNVIFELDSQVVVNAVRKQREIRRNWGQAVRRCKQFLSTNPRSDINWVPRRANQAAHEMARWAEVEPNKDWTSNFPSCIWPIIQKEIGNVIPSFFD; translated from the coding sequence atgggttatattcatattaatactgCCTCAAACAACTCTCAGGACTTATGGAAAGCTATCTGGAAACTAAATGTGCCCCCCAAGCACACTCATCTCCTATGGAGAGTCCTAAAGAATGCCCTACCTGTTAAGAACAATTTGTTCAAAAGGGGTGTCAGATGTGACCCCCTCTGCCCTCGTTGCACTAATTGTCTAGAAACTACCAACCATGTGTTTTTAGATTGTGAATGGACGAAACAAGTCTGGTTTGCCTCATCCTTAAACCTAAATCTAGGGCAAAATCAGATCACTGATGTCTATGACTGGATCagatacatgattaacaatacAAACAAGGATTGCATAGAACAAATTACAGCTATCATATATGGTATATGGTATGCGAGAAATATGCTTGTCTTTCAGGAGAAACTCCTACCACCTCAAGAGATCAGCTCCATAGCCACCAAGCAGCTTCAAGAATACCAACTTCATGGCTTTGAACAGGAAATCCACGAGCCCCAGGTGAGAACAAAAAGTTGCAGCAACGACATCAGCTGGAGTCCACCGCTTAGGGGCACCCTTAAGATCAATGTGGATGCTCACCTAAGCAGTGATGGCCATTGGTCGACGGGGTTGGTTCTAAGACGGGTGGATGGGAGCACCGTCGGGGTTGCGACTAGGACTCACGATGGAGCAATGGATACTGTCACGGGTGAAGCTAGGGGTTTATTGGATGCAATAGAGTGGATTGAAAAGATGGGGGTTCGAAACGTGATTTTCGAACTCGACTCACAAGTTGTGGTTAATGCAGTTAGGAAGCAAAGAGAGATTCGAAGAAATTGGGGTCAAGCTGTGCGGCGATGCAAACAATTCCTCAGTACAAACCCTAGATCTGATATCAATTGGGTCCCTAGGAGGGCTAACCAAGCTGCCCATGAAATGGCTAGGTGGGCTGAAGTTGAGCCCAATAAGGATTGGACTTCAAATTTCCCCTCTTGTATTTGGCCTATTATCCAAAAAGAAATAGGCAATGTAATTCCCTCTTTTTTTGATTAA
- the LOC123884173 gene encoding uncharacterized protein LOC123884173 translates to MLLRNPITTTKKFFQKTIKNFKSLFSSDYEKLPKSTSPHHHLSYPVAANHVMDIDMDMNISNKNGSYVKLSNASPYKEKNQVKKREVYEKRLALQRGKQKDSSLFSNDMKERRYMVEEKLKELEMLDISNVDYVMDIEEVLHYYSRLTCPTYVEIVDRFFMEMYSDQCERF, encoded by the coding sequence ATGCTACTAAGAAACCCTATTACTACCACCAAGAAGTTCTtccaaaaaacaataaagaacTTCAAGTCCTTGTTCTCTTCTGACTACGAAAAGCTTCCAAAAAGTACTTCTCCTCATCATCACTTATCTTATCCTGTGGCTGCAAATCATGTCATGGACATAGACATGGACATGAACATTAGCAACAAAAATGGTAGCTATGTTAAATTGTCTAATGCAAGCCCTTATAAGGAGAAAAATCAAGTGAAGAAAAGAGAGGTATATGAGAAGAGATTGGCCCTTCAAAGAGGAAAGCAAAAAGATTCATCATTATTTTCTAATGATATGAAAGAAAGAAGATATATGGTTGAAGAGAAGTTGAAGGAATTGGAGATGTTGGATATAAGCAATGTAGATTATGTGATGGATATTGAAGAGGTTCTTCATTATTATTCAAGACTTACTTGTCCTACTTATGTTGAGATTGTTGATAGATTCTTCATGGAAATGTATTCAGATCAGTGTGAGaggttttga
- the LOC123884304 gene encoding heat shock 70 kDa protein 8-like has translation MTEPASTAASCSETTEEERSSLPNGIVIGIDIGTSPCRVSVWNGSVFEVWQNEINEMMIRFCETSKDHDFAIGSGSSSSSTEVSLENMDTIFDMNQFFNRIFSESAKFPFLMHTVDIKDRPFVDAFMKKLWRTTISEELLGKFLMKLTSMVETQLNRRIRNVVFTVPVSFSQLQINRIHRACVMADFKAIRLMPQPTAVAFWYVMHKLYAYAYASSHEDKDNESKKIALIFNMDAGYCDVSVIEVEKGKFHIKAMTGSTIGEEDLFRNMMCHLLPNSENIFKRHVHWNSDITSMASLRSRIHGVITKLSSETSVEVDLKSSVLGLKIQRVVTRAEFEDANKEVFEKCENLIMQCLQDAKIEAENINDVIIVGGCGYIPRVRNLVTKICNGKEIYIGMNHLNAVLCGAAVAGAVVEASDDANLFTSQVTLHTIGIQDDGMKFVTVIPKNTSVPTTWNIAFSTNDNQTTALIVIYEGGEEGQMAEENNVLGNLEITDIPEAPKGVPGITLSMTIDHKNRLTVTASVRMPRYDQQSAIPIIEERMIKFDDQFLIRTKFDDTIDLVKSFNVEQ, from the coding sequence ATGACAGAACCTGCATCTACCGCGGCATCTTGCAGTGAAACCACCGAAGAGGAAAGATCGTCGCTGCCTAATGGAATAGTAATTGGAATTGACATTGGCACCTCACCGTGCCGTGTTTCTGTGTGGAACGGTTCTGTATTCGAGGTTTGGCAAAATGAAATAAACGAGATGATGATAAGATTCTGCGAAACTTCCAAAGATCATGACTTTGCTATTGGATCTGGTAGTAGCAGTAGTAGTACTGAAGTCTCGCTCGAGAATATGGATACAATTTTCGACATGAATCAGTTTTTTAACAGAATTTTCAGTGAAAGTGCAAAATTTCCATTTCTGATGCACACCGTGGACATTAAGGATCGGCCTTTTGTTGATGCATTTATGAAAAAACTGTGGAGAACCACTATCTCAGAAGAACTACTTGGAAAATTTCTAATGAAATTAACATCAATGGTTGAAACTCAGCTGAACAGACGTATAAGAAATGTAGTGTTTACAGTTCCAGTTTCATTCAGTCAATTGCAGATAAATCGGATACATCGTGCTTGTGTAATGGCCGATTTTAAAGCTATCCGACTGATGCCTCAACCAACAGCAGTGGCGTTTTGGTATGTGATGCATAAACTGTATGCTTACGCTTATGCTTCTTCTCATGAGGATAAGGACAATGAAAGCAAGAAAATTGCTCTCATTTTTAATATGGATGCAGGTTATTGCGATGTTTCTGTTATTGAAGTGGAAAAAGGGAAATTCCATATAAAAGCCATGACAGGAAGTACTATTGGTGAAGAAGATTTGTTTCGAAATATGATGTGTCATCTTTTACCTAATTCTGAAAATATATTCAAGAGACATGTTCACTGGAACTCAGATATTACATCAATGGCTTCTCTTCGAAGTAGAATTCACGGTGTGATTACTAAGCTTTCGTCTGAGACAAGTGTTGAGGTTGACTTAAAGTCGTCGGTACTTGGTTTGAAGATACAAAGGGTTGTAACACGGGCGGAGTTTGAGGATGCAAACAAAGAGGTGTTTGAGAAGTGTGAAAACCTAATCATGCAATGCTTGCAAGATGCGAAGATAGAAGCCGAGAATATAAATGATGTGATTATTGTAGGTGGATGTGGCTATATACCGAGAGTGAGGAATCTTGTTACTAAAATATGCAATGGAAAGGAAATTTATATAGGTATGAATCATTTGAATGCTGTACTTTGTGGTGCAGCAGTGGCAGGAGCTGTTGTCGAGGCCTCTGATGACGCGAACTTGTTTACTTCTCAAGTCACACTCCATACCATCGGAATTCAAGATGATGGAATGAAATTTGTAACTGTTATTCCGAAGAACACATCAGTGCCAACGACGTGGAATATAGCTTTTTCAACAAATGATAATCAAACTACAGCATTGATTGTTATCTATGAAGGTGGTGAGGAGGGACAAATGGCTGAAGAAAACAATGTTTTGGGAAATTTGGAAATAACTGATATACCTGAAGCACCAAAAGGGGTTCCGGGAATCACTCTTTCGATGACGATAGACCATAAAAACAGGTTGACAGTTACTGCTTCTGTTCGGATGCCGAGATATGATCAACAATCTGCTATTCCTATTATTGAAGAAAGGATGATAAAGTTTGATGATCAGTTTCTAATTAGAACTAAGTTTGATGATACAATAGATTTGGTTAAGTCCTTCAATGTGGAACAATAA
- the LOC123884175 gene encoding probable polyol transporter 6, producing MDDMNKHDYYYHPLPGSDSRIDQCSNNNNNNGEINEGGATSHKQNNVHHINKYALAGAILASTNSILLGYDIGVMSGAVIYIRQDLKISSVQVEILVGCLNVCSLIGSLASGKTSDMIGRRFTIMIAALTFLIGAILMGLAPSFTFLMFGRVIAGIGVGFSLMISPVYVAELSPDLTRGFLTSLPEIFITFGILLGYVSNYALSSLPLGLNWRIMLGISAFPAILVALGVLAMPESPRWLVMKGKFEEAKQVLIGTSENKGEAEYRLAEISKAALNSIALSRNRQGVWKELLITPSRPVLRILIAAIGVNFFMQASGNDAVIYYSPEVFREAGIQGEKQLFGVTIIMGIAKTCFVFISALVLDKFGRRPMLLLGSLGMAISLFGLGMGCTFLQNSDEKPIWAISLCVVAVCATVSFFSMGLGPTTWVYSSEIFPMRLRAQGTSLAISVNRLISGVVSMSFLSISEEITFGGMFFVLAGVMVLATLFFYYFLPETKGKSLEEIEALFEDELH from the exons ATGGATGATATGAATAAGcatgattattattatcatccACTTCCTGGTTCAGATTCAAGAATTGATCaatgtagtaataataataataataatggagaAATTAATGAAGGTGGTGCTACCTCTCATAAACAAAACAATGTTCATCATATCAACAAATATGCTCTTGCTGGTGCTATTTTAGCTTCAACAAATTCAATTCTCTTAGGCTATG ataTTGGTGTGATGAGTGGTGCTGTAATTTACATAAGACAAGATCTTAAGATATCATCAGTTCAAGTTGAAATTCTTGTTGGATGTTTGAATGTTTGTTCATTGATTGGTTCATTAGCATCAGGAAAAACATCTGATATGATTGGAAGAAGATTTACAATTATGATTGCAGCATTAACATTCTTAATAGGTGCAATATTAATGGGATTAGCACCATCATTTACATTCTTAATGTTTGGTCGTGTAATTGCTGGAATTGGTGTTGGTTTTTCTTTAATGATTTCACCAGTTTATGTTGCTGAACTTTCACCTGATCTTACAAGAGGATTTTTAACTTCATTACCTGAAATTTTCATAACTTTTGGTATTTTACTTGGTTATGTATCAAATTATGCTCTTTCATCTCTTCCACTTGGTTTGAATTGGAGAATCATGCTTGGTATTTCTGCATTTCCTGCAATTCTTGTTGCTCTTGGTGTTTTGGCAATGCCTGAATCACCTAGATGGCTTGTAATGAAAG GTAAATTTGAAGAAGCAAAACAAGTTTTGATTGGAACATCAGAGAATAAGGGTGAAGCTGAATATAGACTTGCTGAAATTTCAAAAGCTGCTTTAAATTCAATTGCTTTATCTAGGAATAGACAAGGGGTGTGGAAAGAATTGCTAATTACACCTTCACGTCCTGTTTTGAGAATTCTTATAGCTGCAATTGGTGTTAATTTTTTCATGCAAGCTTCTGGAAATGATGCTGTTATATATTATAGTCCAGAAGTTTTTAGAGAAGCTGGAATTCAAGGTGAGAAGCAACTTTTTGGTGTAACAATTATAATGGGAATAGCAAAAACAtgttttgttttcatttcaGCTTTGGTATTAGACAAATTTGGAAGAAGGCCCATGTTGTTATTGGGCTCATTGGGAATGGCAATTTCATTATTTGGGCTTGGAATGGGCTGCACATTTCTTCAAAATTCAGATGAAAAGCCCATTTGGGCTATTTCATTGTGTGTGGTTGCTGTTTGTGCTACTGTTTCATTTTTCTCTATGGGCCTTGGGCCTACAACATGGGTTTATTCATCAGAAATTTTTCCTATGAGGTTAAGGGCACAAGGTACAAGTTTGGCAATTTCTGTGAACCGTTTGATTAGTGGTGTAGTGTCTATGTCATTTCTTAGTATTTCAGAGGAAATTACTTTTGGGGGCATGTTTTTTGTGCTAGCTGGTGTTATGGTTTTAGCTAcacttttcttttattattttttgcctGAAACTAAGGGTAAAAGTTTAGAGGAGATTGAAGCTTTGTTTGAAGATGAGTTACATTGA